In Zingiber officinale cultivar Zhangliang chromosome 6A, Zo_v1.1, whole genome shotgun sequence, a single genomic region encodes these proteins:
- the LOC121997728 gene encoding RING-H2 finger protein ATL67-like translates to MSTSAAASSSSLFSSLTLPLVVALSLLLLSAILLASCLCLRSRHRNIPNPRPLPPSSDSLVLPRIIFVAEDDDDDGGNNDGGRASGLEQAVISSYPKFPFAAAKGGDPVCSICLCEYREGEMLRMLPDCRHYFHLICVDVWLRLNASCPVCRTSPLPTPVSTPISTPLSELVPFSQFAADRRRT, encoded by the coding sequence ATGTCCACttccgccgccgcctcctcctcctccctcttctcctccctcACCCTCCCGCTCGTCGTCGCCCTCTCCCTGCTGCTCCTCTCCGCCATCCTCCTCGCCTCCTGCCTTTGCCTCCGCAGCCGCCACCGCAACATCCCAAACCCTCGCCCCCTCCCTCCCTCCTCGGACTCCCTCGTCCTTCCCCGCATAATCTTCGTcgcagaggacgacgacgacgacggagGCAATAACGACGGCGGCCGAGCGTCCGGGCTCGAACAGGCGGTCATCAGCTCTTACCCTAAGTTCCCCTTCGCGGCCGCTAAGGGCGGCGATCCCGTCTGCTCGATTTGCCTCTGCGAGTACCGGGAGGGGGAGATGCTCCGCATGTTGCCCGACTGCCGCCACTACTTCCATCTCATCTGCGTCGATGTGTGGCTCCGGCTCAACGCCTCGTGCCCGGTCTGTCGGACGTCGCCGTTGCCCACGCCGGTGTCGACTCCCATATCGACGCCGCTGTCTGAACTTGTTCCGTTCTCGCAATTCGCAGCTGACCGAAGGAGGACTTAA